The stretch of DNA TTTGCTGGAGACTGGCAGGCACAGGTGACAGGTTGGTGGCAGGGATGTGACGAGTGATGGGCTGCCAGGAATGCGGCACAATGGCTGGCAGCCCCACGAGGAACCCCCATGGCCGGCCCGATACTTTCCTTGCGCCACTACCGCGATGAGCTGATCGCCCACAGCCACGAACACCCGCAATTGGTATTCGGCCTGCAAGGTCGCCTGGATTTCGAGGTGCAGGGCCACGGCGCCAAGGTCGCCCGCCAGGGGCTGGTGGTGGTGCCCGCTGGCGCCCACCACACCTGTGGCAGCGATGCCGGCAGCGATTGCCTGGTACTGGATGTGCCCGGTGAGCATTGGCTGCACGAGCAACTGGGGGCCCATGCCGATGCCAGCCGGCGCCTGCTCGACCAGCCTGGCGCAATGGGGCTGGACGATCGCCAGCAGCAACTGGTGGACTGGCTGGCGGCGAGCCCCATGGACGACCCACTGATTGCCCGGCAAGGCGCGGTGCTGTTGCTGGCCAGCCTGAACCCCGGCGCCGCGGCCATCGTCACGCCCAGCCATCGCCTTCCCTATGCCGCTTTCGATGCGCATATCGAACAGCATGCGGCCTACCCGCTGCAGGTTGCCGACCTTGCACGTATCGCCGGCTTGTCCAGTGCCCGGCTACATGCACGATTCACCGCGGAGTGCGGCATGACGCCGATGGACTACATCCGCCAGCGGCGCCTGCTCAAGGCAAGGCGGCTGGTCAAGCAGACCTTGCTGCCGATGGGGGAGATTGCAGCGCAGGTGGGGTACAGCTCGCAGAGTGCGTTCTCGGCGGCGATGCTGCGCGCGTTTGGCTGCCCGCCGTTGGCCATGCGGCGAGAGGCTGGCGACAATTGACGGCAGGATGGCGACAGAACGTGTTGTCTTGAAGATTTACACTTTGCTGCGCCGGCCTCATCGCGGATAAATCCGCTCCTACGCGGTACCTGTAGGAGCGGATTTATCCGCGATGAGGCCGGCACAGCCAGTAAAGATACAAGCAAGGACCCCATATGAACCACCGCACTGCCCTCGGCGCCCTGCACATCGGCGCGTTGTTCTTCGGCCTGACCGGCGTCTTCGGCAAGCTGGCCACCAGCGCCAGCCCGGCGATCATCGTCTTCGGCCGCGCCGCCTTCGCCGTGCTGGCCCTGGCGCTGTTCGCAAGCCTCACCGGCCCCGGCT from Pseudomonas putida encodes:
- a CDS encoding helix-turn-helix domain-containing protein, with the translated sequence MAGPILSLRHYRDELIAHSHEHPQLVFGLQGRLDFEVQGHGAKVARQGLVVVPAGAHHTCGSDAGSDCLVLDVPGEHWLHEQLGAHADASRRLLDQPGAMGLDDRQQQLVDWLAASPMDDPLIARQGAVLLLASLNPGAAAIVTPSHRLPYAAFDAHIEQHAAYPLQVADLARIAGLSSARLHARFTAECGMTPMDYIRQRRLLKARRLVKQTLLPMGEIAAQVGYSSQSAFSAAMLRAFGCPPLAMRREAGDN